One window of the Nocardia terpenica genome contains the following:
- a CDS encoding WXG100 family type VII secretion target, whose translation MIRFTKEMYDDISTIQGNVQQIETALEDFKKYVEGWVTENWEGQASGEFTSFMGNWHNRTTDLNNTLHSTHVAVQQGVDETFANDASQAARYAM comes from the coding sequence ATGATTCGTTTTACCAAAGAGATGTACGACGACATCTCCACCATTCAGGGCAACGTCCAGCAGATCGAAACGGCGCTCGAGGATTTCAAGAAGTACGTCGAGGGCTGGGTCACCGAGAACTGGGAAGGTCAGGCGAGCGGGGAGTTCACCTCGTTCATGGGGAACTGGCACAACCGGACGACGGATCTGAACAACACGCTGCACTCCACCCATGTGGCGGTTCAGCAGGGTGTGGACGAAACCTTCGCGAACGACGCCTCCCAGGCAGCCCGCTACGCCATGTAG
- a CDS encoding WXG100 family type VII secretion target codes for MGFKVGADLGDFSTQIQKKHDDLVGLIQRIQTNSETLIGKWDGDAQRAYRGVMDNYFEKARRLNTDLEHTGENVAQSGKSFVAQDSSFGSQIGQAGGGFDGGPAATPGSSISL; via the coding sequence ATGGGCTTCAAGGTTGGGGCAGATCTCGGCGACTTCTCGACCCAGATCCAAAAGAAGCACGACGATCTCGTGGGCCTTATCCAAAGGATTCAGACCAACTCGGAGACGCTGATCGGCAAATGGGACGGTGACGCTCAGCGGGCCTACCGGGGCGTCATGGACAACTACTTCGAGAAGGCGCGGCGGCTCAACACCGACCTCGAGCACACCGGCGAGAATGTCGCGCAGTCGGGCAAGAGCTTCGTCGCGCAGGACTCCAGCTTCGGCAGTCAGATCGGCCAGGCCGGTGGTGGGTTCGATGGTGGCCCCGCCGCTACGCCCGGCAGCTCTATCAGCCTGTAA
- the eccCa gene encoding type VII secretion protein EccCa has protein sequence MSTVRFQRRQRREVPRSPGGEVTLQPPPEIPRAIPGSLISKLMPVVMIVGMVGMMAIMFTRGGGIASNPMSMMFPMMMVFSMVGMFAGQGGRGQKAAEANEDRKDYLRYLDQVRKDVDETSQQQRAAVEWSHPEPGLIWMLAGTSRMWERRPGDKDFCHARIGLGGQRLATRLVSPETGPVEELEPIAAVSLRRFVRTHSTVPDLPTAIAVKGFATIQLNGDRAQARDMTRAMLLQLCMFQAPDQVLIAVVCGADTAREWEWIKWLPHTQHPESQDGVGTERMVYGSVRAMAAGLHPLLHNRVRYSRNQPANQNLVHIIIVVDGGLLEAEEDALRESGYEGVTVIDLCNYAPRLAVSRGIQMVVENGECVGRGATGTMERFALIDRISARQAEQVARRLAPFRVAVQRGGETVAEEAEVISTWSQLMSLGDIGTFNPENAWKPRYGRDRLRVPFGVGADGLPVHLDIKEAAENGMGPHGLCIGATGSGKSEFLRTLVLSLLATHSPDQLNFVLVDFKGGATFLGLEGVPHVAAVITNLEEEADLVDRMRDALAGEMNRRQELLRSSGNYINVTEYEKARAAGADLDPMPALFVVLDEFSELLAQHPDFAELFVMIGRLGRSLHVHLLLASQRLEEGRLKGLESHLSYRIGLKTFSANESRQVLGVPDAYNLPNNPGGGYLKSDSGEIQRFQASYVSGPYVGGGAQREITQAGIVGGEIDINAREFTADHVGFRASDRIPLPQQAAVVEESREDGEKTSNLQMLVSRIRGHGRPAHAIWLPPLNESAALDQLVPRSILTGEYNATATLRAPIGIVDRPYDQRRDPMIVDLSGARGNVAIVGGPQSGKSTALRTMIMSMALTHTAEQVQFYCLDFGGGTLASLEGLPHVGSTAGRLDVDKVRRTIAEVQTIVRQREMRFRQLGIESMSEFRRLRASDPDSSPAAAGAHEDPYGDVFLVIDGFGSIRQDFDPLEQTITNLAVQGLSYGVHIMIALARWAEARPALKDQIGTRIELRLGDPMDSDLGRKVAAMVPQGRPGRGMTPEGLHMLTALPRVDSSSDPESLGSGVSAAVTAIARSTPGRPARPVRMLPELLDFAGMQAAAGNWPSYLDPSERNLRIPIGIGETELATKFLDFADQPHFMVFGDSECGKTTLLRSICHGIMASNTPRQAKIVVADYRRTMLGVVDQSYLAAYAPNEAALQQNAVDLAAIFKARLPGADVTPQQLRDRSWWEGPEVFVVVDDYDLVVTSSGNPLSPLVEYLAHGKDVGFHLVLARRAGGASRAMYEPVIGRMRDLVSMALVMSGSREEGNLIGNVRPSELPAGRGTLITRSGVELIQTAWTRSD, from the coding sequence TTGAGCACAGTCCGGTTTCAGCGTCGGCAGCGCCGGGAGGTCCCACGGTCTCCGGGTGGCGAGGTCACGTTGCAACCGCCGCCCGAGATTCCCCGGGCGATACCGGGCAGCCTGATCAGCAAACTCATGCCGGTCGTGATGATCGTCGGCATGGTCGGGATGATGGCCATCATGTTCACCCGAGGTGGGGGCATCGCCTCCAACCCGATGAGCATGATGTTCCCGATGATGATGGTCTTCTCGATGGTCGGCATGTTCGCCGGTCAGGGCGGTCGGGGCCAGAAGGCGGCCGAGGCGAACGAGGACCGCAAGGACTATCTGCGCTATCTGGATCAGGTGCGCAAGGACGTCGACGAGACCTCCCAGCAGCAGCGCGCCGCCGTCGAATGGAGCCATCCGGAACCGGGCTTGATCTGGATGCTCGCGGGCACCAGCCGGATGTGGGAGCGCCGCCCCGGCGACAAGGACTTCTGCCACGCCCGCATCGGTCTGGGCGGCCAGCGCCTGGCGACCCGGCTGGTGTCGCCGGAGACCGGACCGGTCGAGGAGTTGGAGCCGATCGCCGCGGTGTCGCTGCGCCGCTTCGTGCGCACCCACTCCACGGTGCCGGATCTGCCCACCGCCATCGCGGTGAAGGGTTTCGCCACCATCCAGCTCAACGGCGACCGCGCCCAGGCCCGCGACATGACCCGCGCGATGCTGCTGCAGCTGTGCATGTTCCAGGCCCCGGACCAGGTGCTGATCGCGGTGGTGTGCGGCGCCGACACCGCGCGCGAGTGGGAGTGGATCAAATGGCTTCCGCACACCCAGCATCCGGAGTCGCAGGACGGCGTCGGCACCGAGCGCATGGTGTACGGGTCGGTGCGGGCCATGGCCGCGGGCCTGCACCCGTTGCTGCACAACCGGGTCCGCTATTCGCGCAATCAGCCTGCCAACCAGAATCTGGTGCACATCATCATTGTCGTCGACGGCGGCCTGCTGGAGGCCGAAGAAGACGCATTGCGTGAATCCGGATACGAGGGCGTCACGGTCATCGACCTGTGCAACTACGCTCCGCGCCTGGCGGTCTCGCGCGGCATTCAGATGGTCGTCGAGAACGGCGAATGCGTCGGCCGCGGCGCCACCGGCACCATGGAGCGCTTCGCCCTCATCGACCGGATCAGCGCCCGCCAGGCCGAGCAGGTCGCCCGCCGCCTGGCGCCGTTCCGGGTGGCGGTGCAGCGCGGCGGCGAGACGGTCGCCGAAGAGGCCGAGGTCATTTCGACCTGGTCGCAGCTGATGTCGCTGGGCGATATCGGCACCTTCAATCCCGAGAACGCGTGGAAGCCGCGCTACGGCCGCGACCGGCTCCGGGTGCCGTTCGGCGTCGGCGCCGACGGCCTGCCGGTCCACCTCGACATCAAGGAGGCCGCCGAGAACGGCATGGGCCCGCACGGCCTCTGCATCGGCGCCACCGGTTCCGGCAAGTCGGAATTCCTTCGCACCCTGGTGCTTTCGCTGCTGGCCACGCACTCCCCGGACCAGCTGAACTTCGTCCTGGTCGACTTCAAGGGCGGCGCGACCTTCCTCGGCCTGGAGGGCGTCCCGCACGTCGCGGCCGTCATCACCAACCTGGAGGAAGAGGCCGACCTGGTCGACCGCATGCGCGACGCCCTGGCCGGCGAGATGAACCGCCGCCAGGAACTGCTCCGCTCGTCGGGCAACTACATCAACGTCACCGAATACGAGAAGGCCCGCGCCGCAGGCGCCGACCTCGACCCGATGCCCGCCCTGTTCGTGGTCCTGGACGAATTCTCCGAACTCCTCGCCCAGCACCCCGATTTCGCGGAACTGTTCGTCATGATCGGCCGCCTGGGCCGGTCGCTGCACGTACACCTGCTACTCGCCTCCCAGCGGTTGGAAGAGGGCCGCCTGAAGGGCCTGGAATCCCACCTGTCCTACCGCATCGGCTTGAAAACGTTCTCGGCCAACGAGTCCCGGCAGGTCCTGGGCGTTCCGGACGCATACAACCTGCCGAACAATCCCGGTGGGGGGTATCTGAAGTCGGACTCGGGGGAGATTCAGCGGTTTCAGGCTTCTTATGTGTCCGGTCCGTATGTGGGCGGCGGGGCACAGCGGGAGATCACGCAGGCGGGGATCGTCGGCGGTGAGATCGACATCAACGCCCGCGAGTTCACCGCCGATCATGTCGGATTCCGTGCCAGCGACCGCATCCCACTGCCGCAGCAGGCCGCCGTCGTCGAAGAGTCCCGCGAGGACGGCGAGAAGACCTCCAACCTGCAGATGCTGGTGTCTCGCATCCGCGGGCACGGTCGCCCGGCCCACGCGATCTGGCTGCCGCCGCTGAACGAGTCGGCCGCGCTGGACCAGCTCGTTCCGCGATCGATTCTGACGGGGGAGTACAACGCGACGGCGACGCTGCGCGCCCCGATCGGCATCGTCGACCGGCCCTACGATCAGCGGCGCGATCCGATGATCGTGGACCTGTCCGGTGCCCGGGGCAATGTGGCGATCGTCGGTGGCCCGCAGTCGGGTAAGTCGACCGCGCTGCGAACGATGATCATGTCGATGGCGTTGACGCACACCGCGGAGCAGGTGCAGTTCTACTGCCTGGATTTCGGTGGCGGCACGCTGGCGAGCCTGGAGGGCCTGCCGCATGTCGGCTCGACGGCCGGGCGCCTGGACGTCGACAAGGTCCGGCGCACCATCGCCGAGGTGCAGACGATCGTGCGCCAGCGCGAAATGCGGTTCCGTCAGCTGGGTATCGAGTCGATGTCGGAATTCCGCCGACTGCGGGCGTCCGATCCGGACAGCAGCCCGGCCGCGGCGGGTGCCCACGAGGATCCCTACGGCGATGTCTTCCTGGTGATCGACGGTTTCGGAAGTATCCGGCAGGATTTCGATCCGCTGGAGCAGACGATCACGAACCTTGCCGTGCAAGGACTCTCGTACGGTGTGCACATCATGATCGCGCTGGCCCGGTGGGCCGAGGCGCGACCCGCGCTGAAGGACCAGATCGGCACGCGCATCGAGCTGCGGCTCGGCGATCCCATGGACTCCGACCTGGGCCGCAAGGTCGCGGCCATGGTCCCGCAGGGGCGTCCCGGTCGCGGTATGACCCCCGAGGGCCTGCACATGCTGACCGCGCTGCCCCGGGTCGACAGCAGCTCCGATCCCGAATCGCTCGGCAGCGGAGTCTCGGCCGCGGTCACGGCGATCGCACGCTCGACGCCGGGCCGTCCCGCGCGTCCGGTGCGAATGCTGCCGGAACTGCTGGACTTCGCGGGCATGCAGGCCGCGGCCGGGAACTGGCCCAGCTACCTGGATCCGAGCGAGCGCAACCTGCGGATTCCCATCGGTATCGGCGAGACCGAACTCGCCACCAAGTTCCTGGATTTCGCCGACCAGCCGCATTTCATGGTCTTCGGCGACAGCGAATGCGGAAAGACCACGCTGCTTCGTTCGATCTGCCACGGGATCATGGCCTCGAATACGCCCCGGCAGGCGAAGATCGTCGTCGCGGACTATCGGCGCACGATGCTGGGCGTGGTCGACCAGTCCTATCTCGCCGCCTACGCGCCGAACGAGGCTGCGCTGCAGCAGAATGCGGTCGACCTCGCGGCCATCTTCAAGGCTCGGCTGCCCGGTGCGGACGTCACCCCGCAGCAGCTGCGCGACCGGTCCTGGTGGGAGGGTCCCGAGGTTTTCGTCGTCGTCGACGACTACGACCTGGTGGTGACGTCCTCGGGCAATCCGCTGTCGCCGCTCGTCGAATATCTGGCGCACGGCAAGGATGTCGGCTTCCATCTCGTTCTCGCCCGCCGAGCCGGCGGTGCGTCGCGAGCCATGTACGAGCCGGTGATCGGGCGAATGCGAGACCTGGTCTCGATGGCCCTGGTGATGAGCGGCAGCCGGGAGGAGGGCAACTTGATCGGCAATGTCCGTCCCTCCGAACTGCCCGCCGGTCGCGGCACCCTCATCACTCGCAGCGGTGTCGAGTTGATTCAGACCGCCTGGACACGGTCGGACTGA
- the eccD gene encoding type VII secretion integral membrane protein EccD, translating into MTILAKHTQVDMAIPVDVPVALVIPSVVDMVAQHSRTNEFDNTGEQFEPAEWVLARIGQPPFSNSLSLGEHGVRDGELLMLESADRVAPTPLFDDIMYNVAIADTDHFRTWSPRVARMTGSVIAVLTMLVGCTGLLAAPNALPGWITGSVAAAIALLLVVAGTVLSRMYGDTSTALVLGGCALPTAFTAGMLIVPGHYGWANLLLGSVLVGATAILAWRVSGVGLALFIGATTLSLFAIPATLVGLLTSQPGKAIGGVAAALALGALSLAPRVSMLLAKLPLPPVPSPGTPIDPTEEDPDDHRALPSMDVLRMKSERARMYLAGLVAATTLVTVVGALASTDPEAHTPFWPGVALALVCAVVLMFRSRTYAGAEQAVVLIVGGAVILLVMMVGAAFTQHQPLAVFGAAMAMLIGALILGIIVPNQSATPPMRRAVELLEYAFVAAVLPLVFWVAELYTLVRSL; encoded by the coding sequence GTGACGATTCTCGCCAAGCACACGCAGGTGGACATGGCGATTCCGGTCGATGTTCCGGTCGCCCTCGTCATTCCCAGCGTGGTCGACATGGTCGCTCAGCACAGCCGGACCAACGAATTCGACAACACGGGTGAACAATTCGAGCCCGCGGAATGGGTCCTGGCGCGGATCGGTCAACCGCCGTTCTCGAATTCGCTGAGCCTCGGCGAGCACGGCGTGCGCGACGGCGAGCTGTTGATGCTGGAAAGCGCCGACCGGGTCGCTCCCACACCGCTGTTCGACGACATCATGTACAACGTCGCGATCGCCGATACCGACCATTTCCGAACCTGGTCGCCGCGGGTGGCGCGGATGACCGGTTCGGTCATCGCTGTGCTGACCATGCTCGTCGGTTGCACCGGGCTGCTGGCCGCGCCGAACGCGCTGCCCGGCTGGATCACCGGGTCGGTCGCGGCGGCCATCGCGCTGCTGCTGGTCGTCGCGGGCACCGTGCTCAGCCGGATGTACGGCGACACCAGCACCGCGCTGGTGCTCGGCGGCTGCGCGCTGCCGACGGCGTTCACCGCGGGCATGCTCATCGTGCCCGGCCACTACGGCTGGGCGAATCTGCTGCTCGGCTCGGTTCTGGTGGGCGCCACGGCAATTCTGGCGTGGCGGGTCAGCGGCGTCGGGCTGGCGCTGTTCATCGGCGCGACCACGCTGTCGCTGTTCGCGATTCCCGCGACGCTGGTCGGGCTGCTGACCTCGCAGCCCGGCAAGGCGATCGGCGGCGTGGCCGCGGCCCTCGCGCTGGGCGCGCTGTCGCTGGCGCCGCGGGTGTCGATGCTGCTGGCGAAGCTGCCGCTGCCGCCGGTGCCCTCCCCCGGCACGCCGATCGATCCGACCGAGGAAGATCCCGACGATCATCGCGCGCTGCCGAGCATGGACGTGCTGCGGATGAAATCCGAACGGGCGCGGATGTATCTGGCCGGGCTGGTCGCCGCCACCACGCTGGTGACCGTGGTGGGCGCGCTCGCCTCGACCGATCCCGAGGCCCACACACCGTTCTGGCCCGGCGTGGCGCTGGCGCTGGTGTGCGCGGTGGTGCTGATGTTCCGCAGCCGCACCTACGCGGGCGCGGAGCAGGCGGTGGTGCTGATCGTGGGCGGCGCGGTGATCCTGCTGGTCATGATGGTCGGCGCGGCCTTCACCCAGCACCAGCCGCTGGCCGTGTTCGGCGCGGCGATGGCCATGCTGATCGGCGCCCTGATCCTGGGCATCATCGTGCCCAACCAGTCCGCCACCCCGCCCATGCGCCGCGCCGTCGAGCTGCTGGAGTACGCCTTCGTGGCCGCGGTGCTGCCGCTGGTGTTCTGGGTGGCGGAGCTGTACACGCTCGTGCGTTCGCTGTGA
- the mycP gene encoding type VII secretion-associated serine protease mycosin, giving the protein MNPNRFGHRVFRAVCATALVGMTVSTGAGVAVADRPPAVNPGMLPPGPDGPPYAAEQRSNVGCAGTAYGGDGPSIPPAQSALNIDKAWQFSKGDGQLVAVIDTGVARNPRLNLVGGGDYITNTDGTDDCDAHGTFVAGIIAASQVDGQGFAGVAPDARILSIRQTSGYFQPKGTSQTQEPDAMPAGFGNTTSLAWAIRKAVDMHATVINMSEVACKANPPGIDDLAVGAAVRYASEHDVVVVAAAGNTDKDCKQATNTVQDPLNPNADPWSKVTMEVSPARYDDYVLSVGSVNLNGQASKFTVPGPWLGVAAPGENLISLDPRFDNGQSRGTARGKIDPQGQQEPISGTSFAAPYVAGVAALVRSRFPQLTAPEVIKRIEATAHAPAEGWNPYVGYGIVDPVAALTAEVPANLPPKQPNPARSWQLPVPATPPPPDHTARNVALIGTGIIGVLLVLGYLASFPIRRRFGVREDI; this is encoded by the coding sequence ATGAATCCGAACAGGTTCGGGCACAGGGTTTTTCGGGCCGTCTGCGCGACGGCGCTGGTGGGGATGACGGTGTCGACGGGGGCGGGTGTGGCGGTCGCCGACCGCCCGCCCGCCGTCAATCCCGGAATGCTGCCGCCCGGACCGGACGGGCCGCCGTACGCGGCGGAGCAGCGGTCGAACGTGGGATGCGCCGGAACCGCCTACGGCGGCGACGGCCCCTCCATTCCTCCCGCTCAGAGCGCGCTGAATATCGACAAGGCGTGGCAATTCTCCAAGGGCGACGGACAATTGGTCGCGGTCATCGATACCGGCGTCGCACGGAATCCACGGCTGAACCTCGTCGGCGGCGGTGATTACATCACCAACACCGACGGCACCGACGATTGCGATGCGCACGGGACCTTCGTCGCGGGGATCATCGCGGCCAGCCAGGTCGATGGTCAAGGCTTCGCGGGCGTCGCGCCCGACGCTCGAATCCTGAGCATCCGGCAGACCTCCGGGTATTTTCAGCCGAAGGGCACCAGCCAGACCCAGGAGCCCGATGCGATGCCCGCCGGATTCGGCAACACGACCTCGCTGGCCTGGGCCATTCGCAAGGCGGTGGATATGCACGCCACCGTGATCAATATGTCCGAGGTCGCCTGCAAGGCGAACCCACCGGGCATCGATGATCTGGCCGTGGGAGCGGCGGTTCGCTACGCGTCCGAACACGATGTCGTGGTGGTGGCGGCCGCGGGCAATACCGACAAGGACTGCAAGCAGGCCACCAATACCGTGCAGGATCCCCTGAATCCGAACGCCGATCCGTGGTCCAAGGTCACCATGGAGGTCTCCCCCGCGCGCTACGACGACTACGTATTGTCCGTGGGCTCGGTGAATTTGAACGGCCAGGCATCGAAGTTCACCGTTCCGGGCCCCTGGCTGGGCGTGGCCGCGCCCGGCGAGAATCTGATCTCGCTGGACCCGCGGTTCGACAACGGGCAGAGCAGGGGCACCGCGCGCGGCAAGATCGACCCGCAGGGCCAGCAGGAGCCGATCTCCGGAACCAGTTTCGCCGCACCGTATGTCGCGGGCGTGGCGGCGCTGGTCCGTTCCCGCTTCCCGCAGCTCACCGCGCCCGAGGTGATCAAGCGCATCGAGGCCACCGCGCACGCGCCCGCCGAGGGCTGGAATCCCTACGTGGGCTACGGAATCGTGGATCCGGTGGCGGCGCTCACCGCCGAGGTGCCCGCCAATCTTCCGCCCAAGCAGCCGAATCCGGCCCGCAGCTGGCAGCTTCCGGTTCCCGCGACGCCGCCACCGCCGGACCACACCGCCCGCAATGTCGCACTGATCGGCACCGGAATTATCGGGGTGCTCCTGGTGCTGGGTTATCTGGCATCGTTCCCGATCCGTCGCAGATTCGGTGTGCGAGAGGATATCTAG
- a CDS encoding WXG100 family type VII secretion target, with protein sequence MSGDTRDGLTLFRTFVPHYRAWTGANPIGEDENSLTTRYDQQRGMNVEPLRAFATALSQELRGRLGDHVGMQQARFAELPSRWSDSPGADSAAQFVRQVGGRVAEDHDALTGIARAVSAAADNLEEVVRIKADAIRTDFSTTTLAGRSGEQVDKIIAYARGDFDGTIEADERTRSVREVLPEFSSGSDPKTYCTHWLDKVFVPAVEAKVTAFTGLTDATHAAVGGLYDQVCGALESVSATPFPTANGQDADPNGVITVAQMPFHGAPTATAAASVDAPDSPAQVDNPVAPAKPDQPVVRASPIAEAGAPQPQSGDPSRKTQSPSDKTTQKSAPQSGDPTQKAQAPIRTPVPSKTESPNPTVSDYGTAGVWRPGDITNVVTAASKITGSVPDILAHLGDPLKAVGGMVKDFGEAAKGFGEFGRDIRGGDGITGLVEEGAVAAEKIDGIAHRAGAGNPTGTGQAATTPGVSVPASRSQPATAPAAVDPGASTAPAAAASSGGMLGGFPHIVGGSVKSDESEHRPKIRYVPPTVDSEPEPVETEEAEKS encoded by the coding sequence ATGAGCGGCGACACGCGGGACGGGCTGACGCTGTTCCGGACGTTCGTGCCCCACTATCGCGCCTGGACCGGCGCGAATCCCATAGGCGAGGACGAGAACTCGCTGACCACCCGATACGACCAGCAGCGCGGGATGAATGTGGAGCCGCTGCGCGCCTTCGCGACCGCGCTGAGTCAGGAGCTGCGGGGGCGCCTCGGCGATCACGTCGGCATGCAGCAGGCGCGCTTCGCCGAACTGCCCAGCCGATGGAGCGATTCGCCCGGCGCCGACAGCGCCGCGCAGTTCGTGCGGCAGGTCGGCGGTCGGGTCGCCGAGGACCACGACGCGCTCACCGGCATCGCGCGGGCGGTCTCGGCCGCGGCCGACAACCTCGAGGAAGTGGTGCGGATCAAGGCCGACGCCATCCGCACCGACTTCTCCACCACCACGCTGGCCGGGAGGTCGGGCGAGCAGGTCGACAAGATCATCGCCTATGCCCGTGGCGATTTCGACGGCACCATCGAGGCCGACGAGCGCACCCGATCGGTGCGGGAGGTGCTGCCGGAATTCTCGTCCGGAAGCGACCCGAAGACCTACTGCACGCACTGGCTCGACAAGGTCTTCGTCCCCGCCGTGGAGGCGAAGGTGACGGCCTTCACCGGGCTCACCGACGCCACCCACGCGGCCGTCGGCGGCCTGTACGACCAGGTCTGCGGGGCGCTCGAGAGCGTGAGCGCCACGCCGTTCCCGACCGCGAACGGGCAGGACGCCGACCCGAACGGGGTGATCACGGTGGCGCAGATGCCGTTCCATGGCGCGCCCACGGCCACCGCGGCCGCGTCGGTCGACGCCCCGGATTCGCCTGCGCAAGTGGACAATCCGGTGGCCCCGGCGAAGCCGGATCAACCGGTCGTGCGGGCGAGCCCCATCGCGGAAGCCGGTGCGCCGCAGCCACAATCGGGCGACCCGAGCCGGAAGACGCAGTCGCCGAGCGATAAGACGACCCAGAAGTCTGCGCCCCAGAGCGGCGACCCCACGCAGAAGGCGCAGGCCCCGATTCGGACCCCCGTGCCATCGAAGACCGAATCGCCGAACCCGACGGTGAGCGACTACGGCACCGCGGGCGTCTGGCGGCCCGGCGACATCACCAATGTCGTCACTGCGGCCAGCAAGATCACCGGTAGTGTCCCCGACATTCTCGCTCACCTCGGTGACCCGCTGAAGGCCGTCGGCGGGATGGTGAAGGATTTCGGCGAGGCCGCCAAGGGTTTCGGTGAATTCGGTAGGGACATCCGCGGCGGCGACGGCATTACCGGCCTCGTTGAGGAGGGTGCGGTCGCGGCGGAGAAGATCGACGGCATTGCCCACCGCGCGGGCGCCGGTAATCCGACCGGAACCGGTCAGGCCGCCACCACGCCGGGCGTCTCGGTTCCCGCGAGCCGATCGCAACCCGCCACGGCCCCGGCCGCCGTCGACCCGGGCGCCTCGACCGCCCCGGCCGCGGCCGCCTCATCGGGTGGGATGCTCGGCGGTTTCCCGCACATCGTTGGCGGGTCCGTCAAATCCGATGAATCCGAGCACCGTCCGAAGATCCGCTACGTTCCTCCGACGGTCGATTCCGAACCCGAGCCCGTGGAAACCGAGGAGGCGGAAAAGTCGTGA
- the lepB gene encoding signal peptidase I encodes MTNDSETRKRPFWQELSILVAVALVAAGLVVNFIGRPYLIPSESMEPTLHGCTGCTGDRIYVEKIDYYLHDPRPGDVVVFVAPTSSWNSHYRGSTRSRNVVLRGIEDFLSIFGLTLPDENDLVKRVIAVGGQTVQCCDTQGRVLVDGKPLDEPYLAPTPPPDPHSSHTATDLAHRPFGPVKVPPGHVWVMGDNRGHSADSRFHMNDEFQGTVPISDIRGKAVFKIWPPGRIGPVRAHDPQRR; translated from the coding sequence GTGACGAACGACAGCGAGACGAGGAAACGCCCGTTCTGGCAGGAACTTTCGATCCTGGTCGCGGTGGCCCTGGTCGCGGCGGGGCTGGTGGTGAACTTCATCGGGCGGCCCTATCTGATCCCGTCCGAGTCGATGGAACCGACCCTGCACGGCTGCACGGGCTGCACCGGCGATCGCATCTACGTCGAGAAAATCGACTACTACCTGCACGATCCGCGTCCCGGCGACGTGGTGGTCTTCGTCGCGCCGACCTCGTCGTGGAATTCTCACTATCGGGGATCCACCCGATCCCGAAATGTCGTATTACGCGGTATCGAGGATTTCCTCTCGATCTTCGGCCTGACGCTGCCGGACGAGAACGACCTGGTCAAGCGGGTCATCGCGGTCGGCGGGCAGACCGTCCAGTGCTGCGATACCCAGGGCCGCGTCCTGGTCGACGGAAAGCCCCTCGACGAACCATATCTCGCGCCGACCCCGCCGCCGGATCCGCACTCTTCCCATACCGCAACGGATCTCGCCCACCGCCCGTTCGGTCCCGTCAAAGTGCCGCCCGGCCACGTCTGGGTGATGGGCGACAACCGGGGCCACTCGGCGGACTCCCGCTTCCACATGAACGACGAATTCCAGGGCACCGTCCCGATTTCGGACATCCGCGGCAAGGCCGTGTTCAAGATCTGGCCCCCGGGCCGCATCGGCCCGGTCCGGGCCCACGATCCGCAGCGGCGCTAG